In the genome of Hippoglossus hippoglossus isolate fHipHip1 chromosome 4, fHipHip1.pri, whole genome shotgun sequence, one region contains:
- the dock7 gene encoding dedicator of cytokinesis protein 7 isoform X12 — translation MAERRAFAQKISRTVAAEVRKQIAGQYGGSPQLFKNLNVGTTTSNTVPLTEAVEPVDFEEYLITHPPIVESGPLRDLIEFPPDDIEVIYTPRECRTVVQAVPEEGDTDVHVRDCVRSYTEDWAIVNRKYHKLGTGFNPNTLDKQKERQKGLPKQVFEADEMPDSSSYQDDQDDLKRRSMSIDDTPRGSWACSIFDLKNSLPDALLPHLLDRAPNDEIDRHNEELRKANRHRELFALHPALDEEEPIERHCVPEVPKEHFGQRLLVKCLSLKFEIEIEPIFASLALYDVKEKKKISENFFFDLNSEQTKGLLRPHIQTAAISTLARSAIFSITYPSQDVFLVIKLEKVLQQGDIGECAEPYMVFKESDAAKNKEKLEKLRGQSEQFCQRLGRYRMPFAWTAIHLMNIVNSAGSLERDTELEMSLSERKGSWSERRNSSIMGRRSLERTTSGDESCSLTGFRPATLTITNFFKQEGDRLSDEDLYKFLADMRRPSSVLRRLRPITAQLKLDISPAPENPHYCLTPDLHQVKPYPDSRVRPTREILEFPARDVYVPNTTYRNLLYVNPQSLNFANRQGSARNITVKVQFMNGEDPNNAMPVIFGKSSCADFAKEAYTAVVYHNRSPDFHDEIKIKLPASLSDHHHILFTFYHVSCQQKQNTPLETPVGYTWIPMLQSGRLRTGHFCLPVSLEKPPQSYSVLSPDVPLPGMKWVDNHRGVFNVEVVSVSGLHTQDQYLDKFFALVHALDEHMFPVRIGDMRIMENNLEAELKSSIAALNSSQLEPVVRFLHLLLDKLVLLVVRPPVIAGQIVNLGQASFEVMASIVNRLHKYLDSSQDMHGRNSLLSSYIHYVFRLPSTDPNAPSPGPGGLGGSVHYATMARSAVRPASLNLNRSRSLSNSNPDISGTPTSPDDEVRSIIGSKGLDRSNSWVTTMGCKSAPWGSSPGSAPETMQAMERCGNRMSSHTESTSFLQTLTGRLPTKKLFHEELALQWVVSSGSVREGALQQAWFFFELMVKSIIHHLYFTERLESPRKNRFPERFMDDITALVSTIAGDVVSRFQKDLELVERLNTSLAFFLNDLLSVMDRGFVFTLIRAYWKQVSTKLYTLQNPNLESLRLDFLRIVCSHEHYVTLNLPCSLLTPPASPSPSVSSATSQSSGFSTHVQDQKIANMFELSVPFREQHYLAGLVLSELSVILDPENEGMFGLHKKVVSVVHNLLSSHDSDPRYADPEVKARVAMLYLPLIGIIMETLPQLHDFTESHNQWGRPGCPQGAAAGSTGEEAEGEGNSIISQTVAMAIAGTSTPSPISRPSSFLLNSQASRQHGTFSAESSRSLLICLLWVLKNADEMVLQKWFTDLSVSQLNRLLDLLYLCVSCFEYKGKKAFERMNSLTFKKSKDMKAKLEEAILGSIGARQEMVRRSRGQLERSPSGSAFGSQENLRWRKDMTHWRQNSERMDKTRAELEHEALIDGNLATEANIIILDTLEIVVQTVSVTESKESILGGVLKVLLHSMACNQSALYLQHCFATQRALVSKFPELLFEEETEQCADLCLRLLRSCSSSISTIRAHASASLYLLMRQNFEIGNNFARVKMQVTMSLSSLVGTSQNFNEEFLRRSLKTILTYAEEDLELRETTFPDQVQDLVFNLHMILSDTVKMKEHQEDPEMLIDLMYRIAKGYQTSPDLRLTWLQNMAGKHSERNNHAEAAQCLVHSAALVAEYLSMLEDRKYLPVGCVTFQNISSNVLEESAVSDDVVSPDEEGICSGKYFTEIGLVGLLEQAAASFSMAGMYEAVNEVYKVLIPVHEANRDAKKLSTIHGKLQEAFGKIVHQTGKRMFGTYFRVGIYGSKFGDLDEQEFVYKEPAITKLAEISHRLEGFYGERFGEEQVEVIKDSNPVDKCKLDPNKAFIQITYVEPYFDTYEMKDRITYFDKNYNLRRFVYCTPFTLDGRAHGDLHEQYKRKTILTTSHAFPYIKTRINIIHKEEVISTPIEVAIEDMQKKTQELAFATHQDPSDAKMLQMVLQGSVGTTVNQGPLEVAQVFLSEIPSDPKLYRHHNKLRLCFKDFTKRCEDALRKNKSLIGPDQKEYQRELERNYHRLKEALQPLINRKIPQLYKPVLQVNSHRDSFSRMSLRRLDI, via the exons GGACACTGATGTTCACGTCAGAGACTGTGTCAGATCCTACACAGAAGACTGGGCCATCGTCAACAGAAA ATATCACAAACTCGGTACGGGTTTCAACCCCAACACTCTGGACAAGCAGAAGGAGCGTCAGAAAGGCCTGCCCAAGCAAGTGTTCGAGGCTGATGAGATGccagacagcagcagctacCAGGACGACCAG GATGACTTGAAGCGGCGGTCGATGTCGATAGACGACACACCGCGCGGCAGCTGGGCCTGCAGCATCTTCGACTTGAAGAACTCCCTCCCCGATGCCCTCCTTCCTCACCTGCTCGACCGCGCTCCCAACGACGAGATCGACAGGCACAACGAAGAGCTTCGCAAAGCCAACCGCCACCGCGAACTCTTCGCTCTGCACCCGGCCCTCGATGAG GAAGAGCCCATTGAGCGCCACTGTGTGCCTGAAGTACCCAAAGAACACTTTGGCCAGAGGCTACTCGTCAAGTGCTTGTCCTTGAA GTTCGAGATCGAAATTGAACCCATATTTGCTAGTTTGGCCTTATACGATgtcaaggaaaagaaaaag ATATCGGAGAACTTTTTCTTTGACCTGAACTCCGAGCAGACGAAGGGGCTGCTGCGTCCACACATTCAGACAGCGGCCATCTCTACACTGGCTCGCTCGGCCATATTTTCCATTACCTATCCCTCCCAGGATGTCTTCCTCGTCATCAAG CTGGAAAAAGTTCTCCAGCAAGGTGATATCGGAGAGTGTGCCGAGCCCTACATGGTCTTCAAAGAGTCAGACGCTGCCAAG AATaaagagaagctggagaagctTCGCGGCCAGTCGGAGCAGTTCTGCCAACGGCTCGGTCGCTACCGAATGCCCTTCGCTTGGACCGCCATCCACCTGATGAACATTGTTAACAGTGCCGGCAGTTTGGAGAGAGACACGGAGCTGGAGATGAGCCTCTCAG agagaaaaggctCATGGTCAGAGCGAAGAAACTCGAGCATCATGGGAAGACGCTCCCTGGAGAGGACCACCAGTGGAGATGAGTCATGCAGTCTGACGGGCTTTAGACCTGCAACACTCACCATCACCAACTTCTTCAAACAG gagggAGACAGACTGAGCGATGAAGACTTGTACAAGTTTCTAGCAGATATGAGAAGACCCTCTTCGGTTCTGAGGAGACTCAGACCCATCACAG CCCAGTTGAAGTTGGACATTTCCCCAGCTCCAGAGAACCCCCACTATTGCTTGACCCCTGACCTCCATCAAGTTAAACCTTACCCGGACAGTAGGGTACGTCCCACCAGGGAGATCCTGGAGTTCCCTGCAAGGGATGTCTACGTGCCAAACACCACATACAG gaatCTGCTTTATGTGAACCCTCAAAGTCTTAACTTCGCCAACCGCCAAGGCTCCGCCcgcaacatcacagtgaaagtGCAATTCATGAATGGAGAGGATCCTAACAATGCAATGCCG GTGATATTTGGGAAGTCCAGTTGTGCAGATTTCGCGAAAGAGGCCTACACTGCTGTGGTGTACCATAACAG ATCACCTGACTTCCACGATGAGATCAAGATCAAGTTGCCAGCCTCCCTGTCGGACCACCACCACATTCTCTTCACCTTTTACCACGTCAGCTGCCAGCAGAAGCAGAACACACCTCTGGAGACCCCTGTGGGATACACG TGGATCCCCATGTTGCAGAGCGGGCGTCTGCGGACGGGACACTTCtgtcttcctgtgtctctgGAGAAACCACCACAATCCTACTCTGTTCTCTCCCCAGAT GTTCCTCTCCCGGGGATGAAGTGGGTGGATAACCATCGAGGAGTATTCAATGTGGAAGTGGTGTCTGTTTCAGGCTTACACACACAG GACCAGTACCTGGATAAGTTCTTTGCCTTGGTTCACGCCCTGGATGAGCACATGTTCCCAGTCAGAATAGGAGACATGCGCATCATGGAGAACAACCTGGAGGCCGAGCTCAAGTCCAGCATTGCGGCTCTAAACTCTTCCCAGCTGGAGCCGGTGGTTCGATTCCTTCACCTCCTACTGGACAAGTTGGTTTTGCTCGTAGTGCGGCCGCCGGTCATCGCTGGACAGATAG TGAATCTGGGCCAGGCATCCTTCGAGGTCATGGCATCCATAGTGAACCGGCTTCATAAGTACCTGGACAGCAGCCAGGACATGCATGGCCGCAACAGCCTGCTGTCCTCTTACATCCACTATGTCTTCCGCTTGCCGAGCACCGACCCCAACGCGCCATCGCCAG GCCCGGGAGGGTTGGGAGGTTCGGTTCACTACGCCACCATGGCCCGCTCGGCTGTTCGACCCGCCAGCCTCAACCTCAACCGCTCCCGCAGCCTTAGCAACAGCAACCCTGACATTTCCGGGACGCCCACCTCTCCTGACGACGAGGTCCGCTCCATCATTGGCAGCAAG GGCTTAGACCGCTCCAACTCGTGGGTGACCACCATGGGCTGTAAGAGTGCCCCCTGGGGATCCAGCCCTGGGTCCGCTCCAGAAACCATGCAG GCCATGGAGCGCTGTGGCAATCGCATGTCTTCGCACACTGAGAGCACCAGTTTCTTGCAAACTTTAACAGGACGGTTGCCCACAAAAAAG CTCTTCCACGAGGAGCTGGCGCTCCAGTGGGTGGTGAGCAGCGGGAGCGTCCGGGAGGGCGCTCTACAGCAGGCCTGGTTCTTCTTTGAACTCATG GTGAAGAGCATCATCCACCACCTTTACTTCACCGAGCGCCTCGAGTCGCCCAGGAAGAACCGCTTTCCAGAACGCTTtatggatgacatcacagcccTGGTCAGCACCATCGCCGGGGACGTTGTTTCTCGCTTCCAGAAG GACCTGGAGCTCGTGGAGAGACTAAACACGAGTCTGGCTTTCTTTCTCAATGACTTGCTGTCAGTGATGGACCGAGGCTTCGTCTTCACCCTCATCAGGGCATACTGGAAACAG GTGTCCACAAAGCTTTACACTCTGCAGAACCCCAACCTGGAGTCTTTGAGGCTGGATTTCTTGAGAATCGTCTGCAGCCATGAACACTATGTCACCCTCAATCTGCCTTGCAGCCTGCTGACACCGCCGGCCTCCCCTTCCCCCTCCGTGTCCTCAGCAACGTCACAG AGCTCTGGGTTCTCCACACATGTCCAGGACCAGAAGATAGCCAACATGTTTGAGCTGTCCGTCCCCTTCAGAGAGCAACACTATCTGGCTGGACTGGTGCTCTCTGAGCTGTCGGTGATACTGGACCCAGAGAATGAGGG gaTGTTTGGTCTACATAAGAAAGTCGTGAGTGTCGTCCATAACCTCCTGTCCAGCCACGACTCTGACCCCCGCTATGCAGATCCAGAGGTCAAGGCCCGGGTCGCCATGCTCTACCTGCCTCTGATCGGTATCATCATGGAAACGCTACCACAGCTCCACGACTTCACAG AGTCCCATAACCAGTGGGGTCGGCCAGGTTGTCCCCAGGGGGCAGCGGCGGGCAGCACTGGAGAGGAGGCCGAGGGAGAGGGCAACAGTATAATCAGCCAaactgttgccatggcgatAGCAGGCACTTCCACCCCATCACCAATTTCCCGACCAAGCAGCTTCTTGCTCAACTCGCAG GCGAGTCGTCAGCACGGAACCTTCTCGGCCGAATCAAGTCGCAGTCTGCTCATCTGTCTGCTGTGGGTGCTGAAGAACGCCGACGAGATGGTGTTGCAGAAGTGGTTCACAGACCTGTCGGTGTCTCAGCTCAACCGCCTGCTGGACCTTCTCTACCTCTGTGTCTCCTGCTTCGAATACAAG GGGAAGAAGGCGTTCGAGCGAATGAACAGCCTGACCTTTAAAAAGTCCAAAGACATGAAGGCCAAGCTGGAAGAGGCCATACTGGGCAGCATCGGGGCCAGACAGGAGATGGTGCGGCGCAGCCGGGGACAGCTTG AGCGGAGTCCATCTGGCAGTGCGTTTGGAAGTCAGGAGAACCTTCGATGGAGGAAGGACATGACCCACTGGAGACAAAACAGCGAGAGGATGGACAA GACCAGGGCAGAGTTGGAGCACGAAGCACTTATTGATGGAAACCTTGCAACAGAGGCCAACATAATTATTCTTGACACATTGGAGATCGTTGTGCAG ACGGTATCAGTGACTGAGTCCAAGGAGAGCATCTTGGGTGGGGTGCTGAAGGTGCTGCTGCACAGCATGGCCTGCAACCAGAGCGCCCTCTACCTCCAGCACTGTTTTGCCACACAGAGGGCGCTGGTGTCTAAG TTTCCTGAGCTGCTGTTCgaggaggagacggagcagTGCGCTGACCTGTGCCTGAGACtcctgaggagctgcagcagcagcatcagcaccatcAGGGCCCACGCCAGCgcctctctctacctcctcatGAGGCAAAACTTTGAAATAGGCAAC AATTTTGCGAGAGTAAAGATGCAGGTGACCATGTCTCTTTCCTCGCTCGTGGGAACCTCTCAGAATTTCAATGAGGAGTTCCTGCGTCGCTCTCTAAAGACCATCCTCACATACGCAGAGGAGGACCTGGAGCTGAGGGAGACCACGTTCCCAGACCAG GTCCAGGACCTTGTGTTTAACCTGCACATGATCCTCTCTGACACAGTGAAGATGAAGGAGCACCAGGAAGATCCTGAGATGCTGATAGATCTCATGTACAG GATTGCGAAGGGTTACCAGACCTCTCCAGACTTGAGACTGACATGGCTCCAGAACATGGCTGGAAAACACTCCGAGAGGAATAACCACGCCGAGGCTGCCCAGTGTCTTGTGCACAGCGCTGCTCTGGTTGCAGAATACCTGAGCATGCTGGAGGACCGCAAGTATCTGCCTGTGGGCTGCGTCACCTTCCAG AACATTTCCTCCAACGTGCTGGAGGAATCTGCAGTCTCTGATGACGTGGTGTCACCGGATGAAGAGGGCATTTGCTCAGGAAAGTACTTCACTGAGATCGGTCTGGTAGGACTCCTGGAGCAGGCTGCCGCCTCCTTCTCCATG GCTGGCATGTACGAGGCAGTAAACGAAGTATACAAGGTACTGATCCCCGTCCACGAAGCCAACAGGGATGCAAAAAAGCTGTCGACCATTCATGGTAAACTACAGGAAGCCTTTGGGAAAATAGTTCaccag ACTGGGAAGAGGATGTTTGGTACGTACTTCAGAGTCGGAATTTACGGTTCAAAATTCGGCGACTTGGACGAGCAGGAGTTTGTGTACAAAGAGCCGGCCATCACGAAGCTGGCCGAGATCTCTCACAGGCTCGAG GGTTTCTATGGGGAGCGATTTGGAGAGGAGCAGGTAGAAGTCATTAAAGACTCCAACCCGGTGGACAAGTGCAAGCTGGATCCAAACAAG GCCTTTATCCAGATCACATATGTGGAGCCGTACTTCGACACGTACGAGATGAAGGACCGCATCACCTACTTTGACAAGAACTACAACCTGCGGCGTTTTGTGTACTGCACGCCTTTCACCCTGGACGGGCGGGCGCACGGCGATCTGCACGAACAGTACAAACGCAAGACCATCCTCACCACCTCCCACGCCTTCCCTTACATCAAGACACGGATCAACATCATCCACAAAGAGGAG GTTATCTCCACACCCATCGAGGTGGCGATAGAGGACATGCAGAAGAAGACTCAGGAGTTGGCCTTCGCCACCCACCAGGACCCTTCTGATGCCAAGATGCTGCAGATGGTCCTGCAGGGATCCGTTGGTACAACGGTCAACCAG GGTCCTTTGGAGGTGGCCCAGGTTTTCCTGTCAGAAATCCCCAGTGACCCCAAACTGTACAGACACCACAATAAGCTTCGGCTCTGCTTCAAAGACTTCACCAAGAG GTGTGAAGATGCCCTGCGTAAAAACAAGAGCCTGATTGGTCCGGACCAGAAGGAGTACcagagggagctggagaggaaCTACCACCGGCTGAAGGAGGCGCTGCAGCCGCTCATCAACAGAAAGATCCCTCAGCTTTATAAACCTGTACTGCAGGTCAACTCGCACAG AGATTCCTTCAGCAGAATGAGTCTTCGTAGGCTTGACATCTGA